One segment of Leptodactylus fuscus isolate aLepFus1 chromosome 7, aLepFus1.hap2, whole genome shotgun sequence DNA contains the following:
- the ALKBH3 gene encoding alpha-ketoglutarate-dependent dioxygenase alkB homolog 3, which produces MDDKRQRARVQGAWARPAKNTSRPAPVPTAAQPQCWRSDQVMPDKKFTYEDPTEVNRRVPEPRIIEKEGCYDISTAPSGVSRLRLFPLFIDPKEADWMFEQLRSEIPWTQKTNLGPDGPYTEPRLTSWYGDIPYTYSSSTLRANSHWHPLLTALKDRIEEVTGYTFNSLLCNLYRHEKDSIDWHSDDEPALRNNPVIASLSFGETRVFQMRKKPPPEDHGDYMYVDRVHVPLDHGSLLLMEGATQNDWQHRVPKEYHDRRPRINLTFRTIFPN; this is translated from the exons ATGGATGACAAAAGACAGAGGGCGCGAGTGCAGGGAGCCTGGGCACGACCTGCCAAAAATACCTCTCGTCCTG cccctgtccctactgcTGCACAGCCCCAGTGCTGGAGGAGTGACCAGGTCATGCCGGACAAGAAATTTACATATGAAGATCCAACAGAG GTGAATCGGAGAGTACCAGAGCCCCGAATAATAGA GAAGGAAGGCTGCTATGATATCAGTACGGCTCCCTCCGGGGTGTCCAG GCTGAGACTCTTCCCCCTGTTCATTGATCCCAAAGAAGCCGACTGGATGTTCGAGCAACTACGGAGCGAGATTCCCTGGACTCAGAAAACCAATCTAGGACCAG ATGGACCTTACACGGAGCCACGACTTACCTCCTGGTACGGAGACATCCCCTACACCTACTCCTCCTCCACCCTGAGGGCCAATTCCCAT TGGCACCCCCTGCTGACCGCGCTGAAGGATCGGATAGAAGAGGTGACCGGTTACACCTTCAACTCCCTGCTCTGCAACCTCTACCGACATGAGAAGGATAGCATAGACTGGCACAGTGACGACGAGCCCGCTCTGCGCAACAATCCCGTTATCGCTTCATTGAGTTTTGGGGAGACACGCGTATTCCAGATGAGAAAGAAACCGCCACCG GAGGATCACggagattacatgtatgtagACCGTGTGCATGTACCCCTGGACCACGGCAGCCTCCTGCTTATGGAGGGAGCGACTCAGAATGATTGGCAG CATCGGGTGCCAAAAGAATATCATGACCGCCGACCCCGGATTAACCTTACGTTCCGGACTATATTTCCTAATTGA